From a single Aspergillus puulaauensis MK2 DNA, chromosome 2, nearly complete sequence genomic region:
- a CDS encoding sulfotransferase family protein (COG:S;~EggNog:ENOG410PN0M;~InterPro:IPR040632,IPR027417;~PFAM:PF17784;~TransMembrane:1 (o260-278i)) has product MGTIPILEEWLYPIAPAPARPRTKPMQVLALGMSRSGTESLRRALIMLGYDHVYHGFDMSESRPMQWKQWALLGRRKFGLTGTSHKGDPGIKREDFDEILGHAEAVTDQPCSIFASELIKAYPEAKVILNHRDVDSWYESITALILPHARGFWYHVLPWFQPDMYWAVQYTVHCFNMHFYGSLERNGKWVYEQHSATIKGAVAPERLLVWRVQDGWEPLCRFLDKPIPVEEFPTGNTLDTTNQRYDKNMVQVAIVAVRNFAIFAVLTGVAIAYVAGLFRRST; this is encoded by the exons atGGGAACCATCCCAATCCTCGAAGAATGGCTCTACCCAATAGCCCCCGCCCCAGCCCGGCCACGTACAAAACCCATGCAGGTCCTGGCCCTGGGCATGTCCCGCTCAGGAACCGAATCGCTGCGACGCGCCCTAATCATGCTCGGGTACGACCACGTCTACCACGGCTTCGACATGAGCGAGTCGCGCCCAATGCAATGGAAACAGTGGGCGCTGCTGGGTCGTCGCAAATTCGGGCTCACGGGGACATCGCATAAAGGCGACCCGGGGATCAAGCGCGAGGACTTTGACGAGATCCTAGGGCATGCAGAGGCCGTGACAGATCAGCCGTGTTCGATTTTTGCATCGGAGTTGATCAAGGCGTACCCCGAGGCCAAAGTTATCCTGAATCATCGCGATGTGGACTCGTGGTATGAGAGTATTACGGCGCTGATTCTGCCTCATGCGCGTGGATTCTGGTATCATGTTCTTCCGTGGTTTCAGCCGGATATGTACTGGGCTGTGCAGTATACGGTGCATTGTTTCAATATGCATTTTTATGGATCGCTAGAGCGGAATGGGAAGTGGGTGTATGAGCAGCATTCGGCGACGATTAAGGGGGCTGTTGCGCCGGAGAGGTTGCTTGTTTGGAGGGTTCAGGATGGGTGGGAGCCACTTTGCAG GTTTCTTGATAAACCCATTCCGGTGGAGGAATTCCCCACGGGAAACACGCTTGACACGACAAACCAACGGTATGACAAGAATATGGTTCAGGTTGCCATTGTCGCTGTTAGGAACTTTGCCATCTTTGCGGTCTTGACGGGAGTAGCTATTGCATATGTGGCTGGATTATTTCGGCGCTCTACGTAG
- a CDS encoding uncharacterized protein (SECRETED:SignalP(1-25)): MLSKLASTIPLFAMATTITAAPVKGDDDWHFASVNTFPGTSGTTTTGRDCDLSVRESLCHELCHVYQEKERPQCYDGCYRHIQAECDYQKMGLGSGENPAGPSTPKRGPNTPQLGPSSSSGSG, translated from the exons ATGTTGTCCAAACTTgcctccaccatccccctCTTTGCCATGGCGACCACGATCACGGCTGCCCCAGTCAAAGGCGACGATGACTGGCACTTTGCAAGCGTCAACACTTTCCCCGGAACTTCAGGTACCACAACAACCGGCCGCGACT GCGACCTATCGGTTCGGGAGAGTTTATGTCACGAATTATGTCATGTTTATCAAGAGAAGGAGCGCCCTCAATGCTATGACGGCTGTTATCGCCACATTCAAGCGGAATGTGATTACCAGAAGATGGGCCTTGGGTCTGGCGAGAACCCTGCAGGTCCAAGTACACCAAAGAGAGGGCCTAATACTCCGCAACTTGGCCCTAGTTCTAGCTCTGGCAGTGGATGA
- a CDS encoding MDR family MFS transporter (COG:G;~EggNog:ENOG410PJ3D;~InterPro:IPR020846,IPR011701,IPR036259;~PFAM:PF07690,PF06609;~TransMembrane:11 (o42-64i115-135o141-162i174-194o206-226i247-267o273-295i315-335o355-373i380-400o516-537i);~go_function: GO:0022857 - transmembrane transporter activity [Evidence IEA];~go_process: GO:0055085 - transmembrane transport [Evidence IEA]), whose product MDYSCSRTGPESGIKTPAVTVVSPENGPHTISVDEKADEPEYITGLALVASLSSLTLAIFLMLLDTSIVSTAIPQITTNFHSLNDVGWYGTAYLMAVCSVQPLSGKMYTYFNSKWTFLSFFTIFELGSALCGAASSSYMLIVGRAIAGIGSSGLLNGAFTILHASFPARRLPALTGILMGITQLGSLSGPLIGGALTQHASWRWCFYINLPCAAAIYPALFLIHIPDGRTAMSKSQPITTSLRHLDIPGFILFAGTMIQLLCALNWGGTSYPWHSSTIIGLFCGTGGTFLIFLLWELHTGTHALIPLDLVKKRAIWASCLNYAFMIGSAMCFTYYLPMYFQAVRDASPTKSGVDLLPAIVTTIVFAMLSGVLVGKLGYYLPFAIASGAMTTIGAALFTTITPTTATRNWVGFQLLQGTGRGLGVQMPLIAVQTAAPREMHSVATGLVVLAQNVGPAIFLGICQVVFSGGLKRALERYAPGVDSRVVEAAGARGLRDVAGSQLEGVLEAYNAAVVDVFYVSVAAAAAALVFACGMGWVSVRGKNEGEKGEQ is encoded by the exons ATGGATTATTCGTGCTCACGCACAGGCCCCGAGTCCGGGATCAAGACACCAGCAGTTACTGTTGTATCGCCAGAAAATGGACCACACACGATTTCGGTTGACGAGAAGGCTGATGAGCCGGAATACATCACCGGTCTGGCCCTGGTCGCTTCGTTATCATCTCTCACCCTGGCTATCTTTTTAATGCTTCTGGACACCTCGATTGTATCTACA GCAATTCCCCAAATCACGACGAACTTCCATTCCCTCAACGATGTCGGCTGGTATGGAACGGCTTACTTGATGGCTGT GTGCTCTGTCCAGCCTCTTAGTGGAAAGATGTATACGTACTTCAACAGCAAG TGGAcatttctctctttcttcacgATTTTCGAACTTGGATCAGCTCTATGCGGTGCGGCAAGTTCATCATACATGCTGATTGTGGGACGTGCTATTGCCGGGATCGGTTCATCTGGTCTTCTCAATGGCGCTTTTACAATTCTTCATGCGAGTTTCCCAGCACGGCGTCTCCCAG CTTTAACCGGGATTCTCATGGGCATCACCCAGCTAGGTTCTCTTTCCGGCCCGTTAATAGGGGGAGCCCTCACGCAGCATGCATCATGGCGCTGGT GTTTCTACATTAATCTCCCCTGTGCCGCCGCGATATATCCAGCCCTATTCCTCATCCACATCCCAGACGGCCGCACTGCAATGTCCAAATCCCAACCCATCACCACCTCCCTCCGCCATCTCGACATACCCGGCTTCATCCTATTCGCAGGAACAATgatccaactcctctgcGCCCTGAACTGGGGCGGAACCTCCTACCCCTGGCACAGCTCCACAATAATCGGCCTCTTCTGCGGCACCGGCGGCAcattcctcatcttcctcctgtgGGAGCTCCACACAGGCACCCACGCACTGATCCCACTCGACCTCGTCAAGAAGCGCGCTATCTGGGCGAGCTGTCTGAACTACGCATTCATGATCGGCTCCGCAATGTGCTTCACATACTACCTCCCAATGTACTTCCAGGCCGTCCGCGACGCATCGCCTACCAAGAGCGGCGTGGATCTCCTCCCGGCTATCGTAACGACTATCGTCTTCGCTATGCTCTCCGGTGTTCTAG TGGGCAAACTCGGCTACTACCTCCCCTTCGCAATCGCCAGCGGCGCAATGACCACCATCGGCGCCGCCCTCTTCACAACCATAACGCCCACAACCGCAACCCGGAACTGGGTCGGGTTCCAGCTGCTCCAAGGAACCGGCCGCGGGCTCGGTGTGCAGATGCCGCTGATCGCCGTGCAGACAGCCGCGCCGCGGGAGATGCACTCCGTCGCGACGGGGCTGGTTGTGCTGGCGCAGAATGTCGGGCCTGCGATCTTTCTAGGGATTTGTCAGGTTGTTTTTAGTGGGGGGTTGAAGAGGGCGCTGGAGCGGTATGCGCCTGGTGTTGATAGtagggttgttgaggcggCTGGGGCGAGGGGGTTGCGTGATGTTGCTGGGTCGCAGTTGGAGGGGGTTTTGGAGGCGTATAatgcggcggtggtggatgtTTTTTATGTTTctgttgcggcggcggcggcggcgttggttTTTGCGTGTGGGATGGGGTGGGTTAGTGTTAGGGGCAAGaatgaaggagagaagggtGAGCAGTAG
- a CDS encoding beta-class carbonic anhydrase (COG:P;~EggNog:ENOG410PNNX;~InterPro:IPR036874,IPR001765;~go_function: GO:0004089 - carbonate dehydratase activity [Evidence IEA];~go_function: GO:0008270 - zinc ion binding [Evidence IEA]), which yields MSFVFSQTREIEAANEKYAASFTKGDLALPPARKVAVVACMDARLDPAKALGLEEGDAHVIRNAGGRAIDAIRSLVISQQLLGTREIVLVHHTDCGMLTFSDDLIRQKVRSELGQDANHIAFLPFTDLEASVLDDVKLLENHSLILDVPITGYIYDVKTGRITKVQRA from the exons ATGTCTTTTGTCTTTTCACAAACTCGTGAAATTGAGGCCGCGAATGAAAAATATGCGGCGTCCTTTACTAAAGGCGACCTTGCGCTGCCTCCTGCTCG AAAGGTAGCAGTTGTCGCTTGCATGGATGCCAGACTAG ACCCTGCCAAAGCTCTAGGATTAGAAGAAGGCGATGCGCATGTTATTCGAAATGCAGGAGGGCGTGCCATCGATGCTATTCGCAGCCTGGTCATCTCGCAGCAGCTTCTTGGGACACGCGAGATCGTGCTCGTACACCAT ACTGACTGCGGTATGTTAACTTTCTCTGACGACTTAATTCGCCAAAAGGTTCGGTCTGAGCTAGGGCAGGACGCCAACCATATTGCCTTTCTGCCATTTACGGATCTAGAGGCCAGCGTTCTGGACGATGTCAAGCTGCTTGAGAACCATTCTCTGATTCTTGATGTGCCGATCACTGGTTATATCTACGACGTCAAGACAGGGAGGATCACCAAGGTGCAGCGCGCCTAA
- a CDS encoding uncharacterized protein (TransMembrane:1 (o6-29i)) translates to MSWSTEAIVAFITLLVTLPPSALVVWTYLKRRLRGRSLLVPNSPAAISNNFFFSSFSRNFTFSYTGNPNALLESGIYNLGTSSVPIVHNHPLGGMIAPESPLHSLPLRQD, encoded by the exons ATGTCCTGGTCTACTGAAGCTATTGTCGCCTTTATTACTTTGCTCGTCACCTTGCCTCCGTCCGCCCTTGTGGTATGGACATACCTCAAGAGGAGGCTACGTGGGCGCTCCCTGCTAGTTCCTAATAGCCCAG CTGCGATATCcaacaacttcttcttctcttcgttctCTCGAAACTTTACCTTTTCCTACACTGGCAATCCGAACGCTTTGCTTGAATCGGGGATATACAACCTAGGGACTTCATCTG TGCCGATCGTACATAATCATCCTCTGGGGGGAATGATCGCACCGGAAAGCCCTCTTCACTCGCTTCCACTTCGCCAGGATTAG
- a CDS encoding uncharacterized protein (COG:I;~EggNog:ENOG410PGUT;~InterPro:IPR013107,IPR037069,IPR009100,IPR036250, IPR013786;~PFAM:PF02771,PF00441,PF08028;~go_function: GO:0016627 - oxidoreductase activity, acting on the CH-CH group of donors [Evidence IEA];~go_function: GO:0050660 - flavin adenine dinucleotide binding [Evidence IEA];~go_process: GO:0055114 - oxidation-reduction process [Evidence IEA]) codes for MQNFKAEQARAAASQRWKAAQKPTGADEWIKRAQEASSILKIDAVERDSAGKSPFAEVQLLKDAGLVNLLGPRKYGGAGETWQTSYKVTTEISKADASIGHLLGNHYSWFWSSQILGTPKQAERWLREFTEGNYYLGGAVNPRNADMVVENAGLELVFNGEKFFSTGGVISDITVLEGVLKDGTHVFAYVPTKQPGISFKGDWDVIGQRLTESGGCVIRNVRIPWSEAAGFVDKQLTPRDAYHDFILPPVQLQFAAVHLGAAIGALESAAEYTRTRTRAWPYGGDNKAKATEEWYILEGYGRLQAKVWAAEALIDRTAERLSEAIHAPRHELTQAKRGEIAVQVAASKAQVIETALETATKVFEYVGASGSLSRYGFDRFWRNTRVHSLHDPIVYKFREVGSWTLLKEAPEPSWYT; via the exons ATGCAAAACTTCAAAGCCGAGCAAGCACGAGCCGCCGCCTCTCAGCGATGGAAAGCCGCCCAAAAGCCCACCGGGGCTGACGAATGGATAAAACGCGCCCAGGAAGCATCTTCGATCCTCAAGATCGATGCAGTTGAGCGTGATTCTGCAGGGAAATCACCCTTCGCTGAAGTCCAGTTACTCAAGGACGCCGGGTTAGTGAACCTTCTGGGCCCGCGCAAGTATGGAGGTGCTGGCGAGACCTGGCAGACTTCGTACAAGGTCACTACGGAAATATCGAAAGCAGACGCGAGTATTGGGCATTTGCTTGGAAATCATTATTCTTG GTTCTGGAGCAGCCAGATTCTAGGAACACCCAAACAGGCCGAGAGATGGCTACGGGAGTTCACGGAAGGGAATTATTACCTGGGAGGTGCGGTGAATCCACGCAATGCCGATATGGTGGTCGAGAACGCCGGCCTGGAACTCGTCTTCAATGGAGAGAAGTTCTTCTCCACAG GAGGCGTGATTAGCGACATAACAGTTCTAGAAGGCGTGCTCAAGGACGGCACGCATGTCTTTGCTTACGTCCCTACCAAGCAGCCCGGAATTAGTTTCAAGGGCGATTGGGACGTCATTGGACAGCGGCTTACT GAATCCGGAGGCTGCGTAATCCGGAACGTCAGGATCCCCTGGTCAGAGGCTGCAGGCTTCGTTGATAAGCAGTTGACACCGAGGGATGCGTACCACGACTTTATCCTTCCTCCAGTGCAACTGCAATTTGCCGCTGTTCATCTTGGTGCTGCCATTGGGGCGTTAGAGTCGGCAGCAGAGTACACCAGAACAAGAACCCGGGCGTGGCCCTACGGCGGAGACAACAAGGCCAAGGCAACTGAAGAATGG TACATTCTGGAAGGATATGGCAGGCTACAGGCCAAGGTCTGGGCCGCCGAAGCCCTGATTGATCGCACCGCCGAGAGACTTTCCGAGGCCATCCATGCACCCCGGCATGAGCTAACGCAGGCTAAACGTGGCGAGATTGCCGTTC AGGTCGCGGCTTCCAAGGCGCAAGTTATTGAGACAGCACTGGAGACGGCAACTAAGGTCTTCGAGTACGTTGGCGCCAGTGGAAGTCTGAGCCGTTATGGGTTTGATAGATTCTGGAGAAACACTCGCGTTCATAGTCTCCACGATCCTATTGTTTACAAGTTCCGCGAGGTAGGCTCGTGGACGTTGCTGAAGGAGGCGCCGGAGCCGAGTTGGTATACATGA
- a CDS encoding sodium:solute symporter family protein (COG:P;~EggNog:ENOG410PH3R;~InterPro:IPR001734,IPR038377,IPR031155;~PFAM:PF00474;~TransMembrane:15 (o14-37i57-78o84-110i130-155o167-186i198-217o254-272i292-317o343-362i398-420o426-451i458-477o497-517i570-589o601-626i);~go_component: GO:0016020 - membrane [Evidence IEA];~go_component: GO:0016021 - integral component of membrane [Evidence IEA];~go_function: GO:0015204 - urea transmembrane transporter activity [Evidence IEA];~go_function: GO:0022857 - transmembrane transporter activity [Evidence IEA];~go_process: GO:0055085 - transmembrane transport [Evidence IEA];~go_process: GO:0071918 - urea transmembrane transport [Evidence IEA]), translated as MATEALFPIFDQGVGYGIVIGLGGLFAILMSLTSYALKKYMSEVQDSEMYLTAKRSVRSGLIASSVVSSWTLSATLLSSTNFGYLYGISATFWFGAGCSVPILTFAVLAIELKRKAPSAHTFLELVKHRYGAPGHIVLAVYSLIYQIFISVNLLVGGASVFHLTTGMHQVAVCFMFPLGVCIYTFFGGIKATFLTEWVHTVILFAIMLVSMFVMYASSSHVGSPGKMWELLVAASEIRPVIGNADGHLLTMKSVYGGLVGLTFLGGGFSATVDSQLFQKAIAADPKSTVAGYLLGALCWFTIPFCISTTFGLGAAALEHTPSWPTYPDPMAADVVANALQMPYVAYVILGKGGVVAVLLMLFQAITSALSSETVAVTSLITYDFYRAYIKPAATGKELIFVSHIAVVVFSVVVACVAVGLCYANFSVSFIVTAIGIIIDGAVIPSACTLFWRKQSKYAVTLVPILSSIASIGTWIGVAYRREGVVSVATLSDFYPCVAGNMLALTAPVVLTPLITYLRPENYDFKRFQEIELVDDSAISGSEKASPEHGAREITVTAQEERVELLRARNIALGAALFIAISMTILWPIPMYGTGYIFSERFFTGWIVVTFIWAFFGAITITGLPLWQSRRQIRAFFAAVLGGSSGRGKEKDIQASAVFVEDKT; from the exons ATGGCAACGGAAGCGCTCTTCCCCATCTTCGACCAGGGTGTTGGTTACGGCATCGTGATAGGGCTAG GCGGCCTCTTCGCGATTCTCATGAGCCTAACCTCATACGCCCTGAAAAAGTACATGTCCGAAGTACAAGACTCGGAGATGTACTTGACGGCCAAACGCTCTGTACGATCAGGACTCATCGCTTCGTCCGTGGTCTCCTCATGGACTCTGAGCGCGACCCTCCTGTCCTCAACCAACTTTGGCTATCTGTACGGCATTTCTGCAACATTCTGGTTTGGTGCCGGATGTTCAGTCCCTATCCTTACATTCGCGGTCCTGGCGATCGAACTCAAACGCAAGGCTCCCAGCGCGCACACCTttctggagctggtgaagCATCGATACGGTGCGCCGGGCCATATTGTCCTCGCTGTGTATTCTCTGATCTATCAGATCTTTATCTCGGTTAACTTGCTTGTTGGCGGTGCGAGCGTCTTTCACCTAACGACTGGAATGCACCAGGTTGCAGTCTGCTTCATGTTTCCCTTGGGTGTCTGCATATATACATTCTTCGGTGGGATCAAGGCTACCTTTCTCACAGAATGGG TTCACACAGTTATTCTCTTCGCGATAATGCTTGTTTCCATGTTCGTCATGTATGCAAGCTCATCCCACGTGGGTTCGCCCGGTAAGATGTGGGAGCTTTTGGTGGCTGCCTCTGAGATTCGACCCGTTATTGGGAATGCTGATGGACATCTTCTCACTATGAAAAGTGTCTACGGTGGGCTTGTTGGGCTTACGTTCTTGGGTGGCGGGTTCTCGGCGACTGTCGATTCCCA ATTATTTCAGAAGGCGATTGCTGCTGATCCAAAGTCCACCGTTGCTGGATACCTGTTGGGTGCTTTATGCTGG TTCACTATTCCATTTTGTATCTCGACTACCTTTGGTCTCGGTGCTGCAGCGCTTGAGCATACCCCTTCCTG GCCAACATATCCCGATCCAATGGCAGCAGATGTTGTGGCAAACGCCCTCCAAATGCCATATGTGGCATATGTTATCCTCGGCAAGGGAGGGGTTGTTGCAGTGCTTCTCATGCTGTTCCAGGCCATCACTAGTGCATTAAGCTCCG AGACCGTGGCCGTGACGAGTCTAATCACATACGACTTTTACAGGGCGTACATAAAGCCAGCAGCTACGGGAAAGGAACTCATCTTCGTTTCACATATCGCTGTTGTCGTATTCAGCGTCGTGGTTGCTTGTGTGGCAGTCGGCCTCTGCTATGCGAATTTCTCAGTTAGCTTCATCGTAACTGCCATTGGCATTATAATTGATG GCGCCGTCATACCCAGCGCCTGCACCCTCTTCTGGCGCAAGCAGAGCAAGTACGCGGTAACGCTCGTCCCCATCCTCAGCTCCATCGCAAGCATTGGGACTTGGATTGGCGTTGCGTACCGCCGCGAAGGCGTCGTCAGTGTTGCAACGCTTTCGGACTTTTATCCCTGCGTGGCGGGCAATATGCTCGCGCTGACTGCGCCCGTCGTGCTTACTCCGCTCATCACGTACCTGCGCCCTGAGAACTACGATTTCAAAAGGTTTCAAGAAATCGAGCTCGTTGATGATAGTGCAATCTCTGGCTCTGAGAAAGCATCCCCGGAGCACGGGGCGAGGGAGATAACAGTCACAGCCCAGGAAGAGCGCGTTGAGCTCCTCAGGGCACGAAACATCGCCCTCGGTGCTGCGCtattcatcgccatctcTATGACAATTCTTTGGCCAATCCCGATGTATGGAACTGGGTATATCTTCTCAGAGCGTTTCTTTACTGGTTGGATTGTGGTTACCTTTATTTGGGCATTCTTTGGTGCTATCACTATTACTGGTTTACCTCTTTGGCAGAGTAGGCGGCAGATCCGTGCATTCTTCGCAGCGGTTCTTGGTGGATCGAGTGGCCgcggaaaggagaaagataTTCAAGCGTCGGCTGTATTCGTTGAGGATAAGACTTGA
- a CDS encoding uncharacterized protein (COG:S;~EggNog:ENOG410PZ20;~InterPro:IPR024078,IPR003737;~PFAM:PF02585;~SECRETED:SignalP(1-21)), with product MYFRPFITSLGLLVLTDSLAAADRALNFAAHQDDDLLFINAQIIHDIDLQNEVRTVFVTAGDAGNGPDYWTSRQAGTLAAYAEMAGVGNDWDESDLGVPGKVVSLYNLRNTDVSVAFLHLPDGNNDGSGFPATGNESMEKLWKGAIDSIGTVDESGSSYTYDELVDSLAWIINDYTPDRINALNYIDDFGAVGDHSDHTSSALFANEGAINAENFPGDVIGYIGYDSQTLEANLSAEDLQKKKDAFYTYAGFDSAACASDEACAGTEYELWLQREYPRN from the coding sequence ATGTACTTCCGCCCCTTTATTACTTCCCTCGGGCTTCTAGTCCTCACGGACTCTCTCGCTGCCGCCGATCGTGCCCTCAACTTCGCCGCCCACCAGGACGATgacctcctcttcatcaacgcccaAATCATCCACGACATCGACCTGCAGAACGAAGTCCGCACGGTCTTCGTAACCGCCGGCGACGCTGGTAATGGCCCTGACTACTGGACCAGCCGTCAGGCCGGCACATTGGCCGCCTATGCCGAGATGGCAGGCGTCGGCAACGACTGGGACGAGAGCGACCTCGGTGTCCCCGGCAAGGTCGTCTCCTTGTATAACCTGCGCAATACTGATGTCTCCGTTGCCTTCCTGCACCTTCCCGACGGGAACAACGACGGCAGTGGCTTCCCCGCTACAGGCAACGAGAGTATGGAGAAGTTGTGGAAGGGGGCCATTGACTCTATCGGCACTGTCGATGAGTCTGGCAGCAGCTACACCTACGATGAACTCGTTGACTCCCTTGCGTGGATTATCAATGACTACACCCCTGACCGCATCAATGCGCTGAACTACATTGATGACTTTGGCGCTGTCGGTGACCACAGTGACCACACCTCTAGTGCGCTCTTCGCTAATGAGGGTGCTATCAACGCTGAGAACTTCCCCGGTGATGTGATCGGCTATATTGGATACGACAGCCAGACGCTTGAGGCTAACCTCAGTGCTGAGGatttgcagaagaagaaggatgcgTTCTACACCTACGCTGGTTTTGATTCTGCTGCTTGTGCGAGTGATGAGGCTTGCGCGGGCACTGAGTATGAGCTTTGGCTGCAGCGCGAGTACCCCCGTAACTAG
- a CDS encoding SMP-30/gluconolactonase/LRE family protein (COG:G;~EggNog:ENOG410PJXV;~InterPro:IPR011042,IPR013658;~PFAM:PF03088,PF08450;~SECRETED:SignalP(1-18)): MALRYTAAFIPLALGALAANASFQTNQPVFTNIISQHPTIDLIGENATYPFAHEAPVYIPSTGDLFVAGNYQTESGGQPIQVSKIKRNGDGTYTRELINPDIPMANGGINYKDGILFCAQGTEQRPSALIWMNTTAPYKTTTLLDNFHGRRFNSLNDVVIHSDGSIWFTDPTYGYDQGFAASPELPNQVYRFDPDTGDVRAVADGIGQPNGIALSPDESILYVTDTDAQWGNGDKSLARAATIYAFDVKYYSGAPFLVNRRVFAFADNGIPDGIKCDTDGNVYSGCGDGVHVWSPAGVLLGKILLPGVSANLCFGRPGEMFALNEYRLWRVGLDSSVRGDILKL; the protein is encoded by the exons ATGGCTCTCAGATACACGGCGGCCTTTATACCCCTCGCCCTGGGCGCATTGGCGGCCAACGCCAGCTtccaaaccaaccaacctgTATTCACAAACATCATCTCCCAACACCCCACAATCGACCTCATCGGCGAGAATGCCACATACCCATTCGCGCATGAAGCTCCCGTCTATATCCCGTCCACGGGCGACTTGTTCGTAGCAGGAAACTACCAAACAGAGTCCGGTGGCCAACCGATCCAGGTCTCAAAGATCAAGCGCAACGGGGATGGCACATATACGCGCGAGCTCATAAACCCAGACATCCCCATGGCCAATGGCGGCATCAACTACAAGGACGGAATACTGTTTTGCGCCCAGGGGACAGAACAGCGTCCCTCGGCGCTCATCTGGATGAACACGACAGCGCCCTACAAAACGACAACTCTGCTCGATAACTTCCACGGCCGCCGCTTCAACTCATTAAACGACGTCGTCATCCACTCGGATGGCAGCATTTGGTTCACGGACCCTACGTACGGATATGACCAGGGTTTCGCGGCGAGCCCGGAACTCCCCAACCAGGTTTACCGGTTTGATCCCGACACTGGTGATGTGCGCGCCGTGGCGGATGGGATCGGGCAACCGAATGGGATTGCGCTTTCGCCTGATGAGAGTATACTCTATGTTACTGATACTGATGCACAGTGGGGAAATGGGGATAAGAGTCTTGCTAGGGCGGCGACTAT TTACGCATTCGATGTAAAGTACTACTCCGGCGCCCCGTTCCTCGTAAACCGGCGGGTCTTCGCATTCGCCGATAACGGTATCCCAGATGGAATAAAATGCGATACGGACGGGAATGTGTACAGCGGGTGCGGAGACGGGGTGCACGTCTGGTCTCCGGCTGGAGTGCTACTCGGCAAGATCCTGCTTCCTGGAGTGTCGGCGAATCTGTGCTTCGGTCGTCCCGGGGAGATGTTTGCCTTGAATGAGTATCGGCTGTGGAGAGTTGGCCTGGATAGCAGCGTTCGGGGGGATATTCTCAAGTTATGA